In Lycium ferocissimum isolate CSIRO_LF1 chromosome 11, AGI_CSIRO_Lferr_CH_V1, whole genome shotgun sequence, a single genomic region encodes these proteins:
- the LOC132037659 gene encoding coniferyl alcohol acyltransferase-like: MNAKTNFNVKMNKTEVVAAVLPIQEHWLPLSNLDLLLPPLDVGVMVCYLNPIIVSEKNKNLEFGSMVKILKASLAETLVSCYAFAGEIVQNSGGEPEVLCNNSGVYFTEAFADVELKEINFYNPDESIEGKLVPKKKHGVLAVQVTQLSCGGIVLGCTFDHRVADAYSANLFLVSWSELAQSKPLSQLPSFRRSSLFPRRPGYYDSSLNDLYVPIPTPPPTKPETVNPNDQVISRIYYVTMDKIGHLQSLANQDQKCTKFKRSKLESFSAFLWKTLACGIKETSSFKKIRFGMVVDGRTRLSNGDDNQDKLLKGYFGNVLSIPFGEKKVEELKEKPLNWVANVVHEFLDIAKTREHFLGLIDWVEARRPEPAMAKIYAADGDGPAVVVSSGKNFPARKINFGWGDPVFWSYHFPWVGKTGYVMPMPSPKGNGDWIVYMHLLKWQIELIEASAAHVFEPVTANYLNLI, translated from the exons ATGAATGCCAAAACAAACTTCAACGTAAAAATGAACAAAACTGAGGTAGTAGCAGCAGTGTTACCAATCCAAGAACATTGGCTACCACTATCCAATCTTGATTTGCTATTGCCTCCATTGGATGTCGGAGTTATGGTCTGCTATCTAAATCCCATTATTGTTtcggagaaaaataaaaatttagaaTTTGGTTCAATGGTAAAAATTCTCAAAGCTTCTTTGGCTGAAACATTAGTTTCTTGCTATGCATTTGCTGGAGAAATTGTTCAAAATTCGGGCGGAGAACCAGAGGTCTTGTGCAATAATAGTGGAGTTTATTTTACTGAAGCTTTTGCTGATGTTGAGCTTAAAgagataaatttttataatcCAGATGAAAGTATTGAAGGAAAACTTGTTCCTAAGAAGAAACATGGTGTACTAGCTGTTCAG GTTACACAACTCTCATGCGGAGGAATAGTGCTGGGTTGCACATTTGATCATCGAGTAGCTGATGCATATTCAGCCAACTTGTTTCTTGTGTCATGGTCTGAATTAGCTCAATCCAAGCCACTCTCTCAGCTCCCATCTTTTCGACGATCATCCCTTTTTCCTCGACGTCCTGGTTACTATGATTCCTCGCTCAATGACTTATATGTACCAATACCAACCCCACCTCCCACAAAACCTGAAACCGTTAACCCTAACGATCAAGTCATAAGTAGAATTTACTACGTTACAATGGACAAAATCGGGCACCTCCAATCACTAGCCAATCAGGACCAGAAATGCACCAAATTCAAGAGGTCTAAACTTGAATCATTCAGTGCTTTCCTGTGGAAAACTCTTGCTTGTGGAATTAAAGAAACGTcgagtttcaaaaaaattaggTTTGGAATGGTGGTCGATGGTCGGACTAGATTGAGTAATGGAGATGATAATCAAGACAAGTTGTTAAAAGGGTATTTTGGTAATGTTCTCTCCATCCcatttggagagaaaaaagTTGAGGAATTAAAAGAGAAGCCATTGAATTGGGTGGcaaatgtagttcatgaatttcttGATATTGCAAAAACACGAGAACATTTTCTTGGATTAATAGATTGGGTTGAGGCTCGTCGTCCTGAACCGGCTATGGCAAAAATATACGCCGCGGATGGTGATGGACCGGCCGTGGTAGTGTCATCGGGGAAAAATTTTCCAGCTAGAAAGATTAATTTCGGATGGGGTGATCCAGTCTTCTGGTCGTATCATTTTCCATGGGTCGGAAAAACGGGATATGTGATGCCAATGCCAAGTCCAAAAGGAAATGGAGATTGGATTGTCTACATGCATCTGTTGAAATGGCAAATAGAACTTATTGAGGCTTCTGCAGCGCACGTGTTTGAACCTGTGACTGCAAATTATCTCAACTTGATTTGA